A single region of the Alosa alosa isolate M-15738 ecotype Scorff River chromosome 6, AALO_Geno_1.1, whole genome shotgun sequence genome encodes:
- the tnfsf18 gene encoding tumor necrosis factor ligand superfamily member 18 yields MTQQALELGEAGGIAAVGHESRRFNCILILWMTVLTIGLAANLSLYFIAIPGAPGKTLGREGTQNPPIPNKADVTFFDLVPSKSANEYGPISWNNKEDIDMEQSETLISIKEDGFYFLYGQVTLMSGSTGSNTVKIIKKSSNKGEEIVLESSIGEKSNSTGFFGKILRLEAQTSISINCSNHHLLKTDTKKNLFTFVGIYKMGKLGQSTD; encoded by the exons ATGACACAGCAGGCACTGGAGCTAGGGGAGGCTGGCGGCATTGCTGCTGTCGGGCATGAAAGCCGACGGTTCAACTGCATACTCATTCTCTGGATGACAGTGCTCACTATCGGCCTGGCCGCCAACCTTAGCCTCTACTTCATTGCCATCCCTGGAGCTCCTGGTAAAACACTG GGTAGAGAAGGTACCCAAAACCCTCCCATACCAAACAAAGCAGACGTCACCTTTTTTGACTTGGTCCCTTCAA AATCCGCTAATGAATATGGACCTATTTCATGGAACAACAAGGAGGATATTGACATGGAGCAAAGTGAAACCCTAATAAGTATTAAAGAAGATGGGTTTTATTTCCTCTATGGACAGGTGACCCTCATGTCTGGCAGTACTGGTTCTAATACTGTGAAGATAATAAAGAAAAGTAGCAATAAAGGAGAAGAAATCGTTCTGGAGAGCTCCATTGGTGAGAAGTCAAACTCAACCGGCTTCTTTGGAAAGATCCTGCGCTTGGAGGCTCAGACTAGCATTAGCATCAACTGCTCCAACCACCACCTGCTCAAAACAGACACAAAGAAAAATCTTTTCACCTTCGTGGGGATTTACAAAATGGGTAAGCTTGGGCAGTCGACTGACTGA